The following nucleotide sequence is from Oscillospiraceae bacterium.
ACTTAACCTTGGGCTGCGGCTTTTCTGATGTATGTGACATACTTAAAATCAGTGGGCAAGCCGGGAATCGTAAGTCCGTACCGGTCGACAGAGTGGGCATCATCGCGGACGAAATCGGTGTTGAGTATTTGCCGAACTTCATCGCTCAAATTGCCGGCTCTGATTTCAAAGACAAAGACGATCTGAGCTTCGTTCAACTGTTTGAGAAGATTTTCGCCGAACCAATTATAGTCCCCGGTGAAATTTGCGGGATCCTGGACAAAAACAGGGCCGAGCGGCGAGTGCTTGGTCAGACCGTAAAAGAACACGCCGCCGTCATTGAAACCGAGGAATTGGTAGCGGTCGATTCCTTTTTCATCGAGCAGCGCATCGACGTATTCGGCCTGTTCGGTCATGATTTGAAAATTTGAAGTGATGTCATGATCAAACGAGAAATACGGCACAAAAATGAAATTAATCGAAAGAGCCGCCAAAATACCGGAAATCAAAATCCGGCATTGTCTGACGCCGAATCCGGCCGATATGCCTTCATCTTCTTTCGGATGCAAAAGCTTCGGTTCGACCGCACTTCCGCGAAGAAGCAGCAGGAAAAGCGACAGATAGTAGGGCAGCGCAAAGACGAAATGGTGATAGAAATAGCGTCCGCCGACCGCGACGGCAAACGAAGAACACAGCAAACCGGCAAAAAGTGCAAAGAATCTCCAAAACCAGCGCAGACGGCCTTTGAGGCCTGCGGTCGGCAGCTCGCGGAAATCCTGAAAGAAATAGAAAAACAGGGCGATAAACAACAAAGTGATAATGCAGAGAAATACCATCGAGAACGAGCCCATTTCGTTGATGATGTTTATAATATTAAACATTCTTATGAAAGGCGAACTGCTCGACTCGACCCGGCTCGCAAACATATATTTCAAATAAATCGTGATATAAGGTTTCAGGACGCCTGTGGCGGCCATGGCCCCAACCCCGATAGCCCCTCCGTATAAAAGAGGGAGGATGTTTTTATAAAGGAAACCGCGCAGACTGTCGATAAACAGGAAAGAAACGCCGATAGCCACCAGCACGAACGGTTCTTTTAAAAGTCCGGCGAAGGCAAGCATCAAACCGGATAAAATCACTTTCGGAGAATAAAATTTCAGTTTCGATGCATCGCTGTCGTAAATCAAAAGCAGATAGAAATCGACGAACACAATGCCCATCGCTTCAATCTGTATGTAACCGCTTCGGGTTTGGGCATATAGCATCATCATCATGCCGAACAGAAGCGAACTCAGAATAGCTGCAGTTGTAATGATTTTACCGCAGTTTCTTTTGATACAGAGAATGGTGGCGGCAATCGCAGGAGTCAGCATGGTGACCAGCAGGCAGATGAAACTGAAGATATTCATGGCATAGACGCCGCCTGTCAGTTTCAACGAAAGCGCCGACAGCCAGAAGATACCCGGAGGTTTGTTTTCAAACAGGTCAATGTATGGTTTTAAGCCGTTCAGAATGCCCCTGCCGACCGCCCAATAGAGCGGATCGTCAACGCAATAAGCGACATTCAGCTCCGTGCCGAGGCAGGACCAGCTTTTCCGGAGGGCCGGGATAAAAAAGAGAATGACAAAAAGCAGTCCGCTCAGTAAAAGCAGGAGCAGCTGAAGTTTGCGCGACGAACGGATACGCGTATAAATGGGATTTGTTTTCAAGTCCATTGTTGTCTCCGGCGTATGAGAAGAATAGGATAAAATAACAAAAAAATTCACCGATAAACGGCGGTGAAATGCGTTATGAAACGCAAATCGACAAAAATATACCACAAGAAGGGGTGTTTGTCAATCGGTCGGCATTGAAAACGCGTTGAAATCACAGGGTTTGACAGAAACGGCGGAATTTACTATGCGGATTTTCTCACGTAAGTGATATAGGTGAAGCCGTCGGGCAAGCCGTCGACGGGGTTGCCGTCTTTGCTGACAGAATGGGCGTCGTCGCGGATGAAATCTGTATTGAGAATGTCCCAAACTTCATCGGTGATAACGCCGGCGCTTACATTTGCGACAAAGACGATCTGTGCTTCGTCCAGTTCGGCAAAAAGGGACTTTGTAAACCAGGTATCTTTTTTAGCGAAGTAATCGGGGCTTTGAACAAAAACGGGCCCGAGCGGTGAGTGTTCGGTCAGGCCGTAAAAATAGGGGCCGTTGAAACCGAGGAACAAATAGCGGTCGATGCCCTTTTCGTCGAGCAGTTTATCTATGTAAACAGCATGCGTTTTCATCAGGGTTGTCTCTTCGGAGAGCCGTTGGTCGTAAGTAAAATCGGGCAGCAGATAAAACCCGAATAACAATATGACACAAAGAATCGAAAGCGCTCTTCGGCATTGTTTCGGGCCGAGGTGAATCTCGGGTTTATCCTCCGAATCGTGATTTCGGATTAAAAAGTTCGGCTCGTCAATACAGCCCTTCAAAATAAACAGCATGAGCGCCATATAGGCAGGCAGCGCGAAAACGAAGTGGTGATTGTAATATTGATTTCCGATCGCAACGGCAAGCGAAGCGGCCAATAAACCCACCGGAAGTATGATAAATCTACCGGTCCATCTCAGCCAGTGTTTTACACCGGACGAACGCAGTTCCCGGACATCCTGCACCAAATAGATAAATACAAAGACAAAAAGAAATATCACCGCACAAAGAAGCAGTGGGGAAAAGGTAGAGAGGTCGTTTATAATATGTACGTAATCCCGTGTTTTTTGAAACGGGGATTCACTCAGGCAAACCTGATCGTCGAGTATGCGCTTGAGATAGACCGTGAGATAGGGTTTCAAAACGCCGGTTGCCCCCATTGCCGCGGTTCCGGCTGCGCCGCCGTAGAGAAGCGGGAATACCGTTTTATATAAAACGCCGCGCAGATCGCCGGCAAACAACAGCGATACGCCCACAGCCACCGGCACAAACGGCTCCTTCAGCAGGCCTGCGCAGGCGAGCAGCAGCCCCGATGCGATCACCGACGGTGACCAAAACTTTAATTTTTGATTGTCTGCATCGAAAATCAAAAGAAGATAAAGGCAGACGAACATCGAGCCGAATGCCTCTATTTGGATATATCCGCTGCGGCTCTGGGCGTAAAGCGCCAGCATCATACCGAATAACAGCGAGGTAAAAAGAATCAGAGCGGAAGTGCGTCGGCTGCAGTTTCTCTTTCGGCACAGGATGGCTGTTCCGATTGACGGAATAAATCCGGTAATCAACAAGCAGAAAAAGCTGAACACGTTCATTGCGTATACGCCGCCGGTCAGCTTCAATGTCAATGCGGACATCCAGTATATACCCGGAGGCTTGGTCTCGAAAAGGTCGACATACGGCGTAAGGCCGTTGAGAATCCCTCTGCCGATTGCCCAGTACATCGGATCATCCCATACATAAGCCGGGTTTAATTCGGAGGAAAGACGATCCCAGATCTGTTTCACGGACGGAACCAGAAGGAGAACCAATACTGTAAGCGCTATAACCGCAACCATTACGGTTTTAAATCCGAGAGGTGTAAAGGTCCTTTTGAAAACTGCTTTCAGGCTTGGCTTCATCGTGGCTTCTCCTCAACCAATCTGCACAAGGCGTAATTTTATTCATTTTATCACGGAATGTATATAATTGTCAAATTTAGAAATGCAGCCGGATTGACAGAAGAGGTAAAATTAGTTAAAATAACATCGGGGGGATGATATGAATAACAATTTATTGAACGATTTGGTAAAACAAGTCGAAACGAGAGGCCCGAAAGTATGCAACTTGGTGGTTCGTCAAAACGGAGAGATCATCGCGCGCCATGATTTTATTCCCGAACAGCCGCGGCTTTTATATTCGGTCAGTAAAACCTTTACATCGCTCGGCATCGGGCTTGCCGAGAGCGAGGGACTGTTGGGATTGGACGAGACGCTTGATGTGTTTTTCAACTGTCCGCGGGGTTTTGAAAAAATCAAAGTAAGGCATCTGCTGATGATGTCGAGCGGGCACGGCGCTTGTCCGCTGGAGTCCGCCGGGAATATGGACGATATCGAGAAAATTTACTTCAGCAAACCGCTTGTCTATGAGCCGGGGAAGGTGTTTATCTACAACAATGCGGGAAGTTATCTGCTTTCTAAATTGCTCGGGAAGCGGGCTGGGTGCAATTTGAAACAATATCTGACACCGAGATTGTTTGAACCGCTCGGGATTTCAAATCCGCGTTGGGACGAGGATCAATTCGGGGTCAGTTACGGTTTTACTGATCTCCGTCTGAACGCGACCGATCTCTCGAAAGTCGGGCAAGTGCTGCTCGACCATGGGATATGGCAGGGCAAACAACTATTGCCGGAAAAATATCTGGCACAGGCAACGACAAAACAAATTTCCACCGAAAATGTCAGAAACGATTGGGCGACCGCCGATTCGCACGCGGGATATGGATATCAGATATGGATGAACAGTTATCCGGGAAGTTATCGGATGGACGGATACAGGGGACAGTATGTCGTCATGCTGCCTGATAAAAACGCGGTCGTGACTTATCTCTCGGACGAAGATAAAGATATGCTCGGTGTCTTGAGTTTGACTTGGAAGTATTTAATCGACAAATTATGATTGTAGGTAGAAGAGGGGGCGTTTTGATGAAAAGGGGTATTGCTGTTGCTTTGATGGCCGTTTTATTCGCGGTGGGATGCGGAAAAACGACTTCGGCGTCTTCGTCAGCACTCGCTTCAAAAGCGGGTTCAACCATCTCGGTTGAATCAGCAACTTCCGCGGTGAATCAAGTCGTTTCGTATATTACAAAACCGGACGATATGAGCGCGGCGGCGTTTTTGCGCCAAAACTTCCCCGATACCGACGGCTCGACCTCGACGATTCCGCTCGATGCGGCGGTACGCAGTGCCATATTTAATACGGGATTGGATTACGAGACGGGCAATGTCAAACATACAACTACTTTCGGTTCATTTGAGCGGCTACTTTCCGGAGAAGCCGATCTGACCTACACCGTGCCGCTCTCCGCCGAACAAAAGCAAGCCGCAAAGGACGCAAACATCGAGCTCGAGATGGTCCCGATTGCGAAAGAGGCGTTTGTTTTTGTGCTGAACGCCAAAAACCCCGTGATAAAACTTTCACAGGAACAACTGCGCGGCATCTACAGCGGCAAGATCACCAACTGGAAGCAGGTCGGCGGCATCGACGCCCCGATTGTGGCGTATCAGCGCAACAAGACCAGCGGAAGCCAGACCTATATGACCGCGTTTATGGGCGACACGGCGCTGATGGAACCGGTTGAAACACTGGTCGCGACCTCAATGGGCGGATTGATGGATGCGATTGCGCTTTATGACAACGCCGAGAACGCGATCGGTTATTCGGTGTATGCCTACGCCGCCGATATGTACGGAACGGGTACCGAGTTGAAATTCGCGGCGGTGGACGGCATCGCGCCCGACGACACAACGATGAAAAACGGAACTTATCCGTTATTATCGGAAAACTTCGCGATTTTCAAGGCTTCGGAGCCCGAGGGCAGTCCCGCACGGGTGCTTGCCCAGTGGCTGGTGACCCAAGACGGGCAGCAAGCGGTCGCAAACGGAGGTTATATCCCGTACGGTGTCAACCCCTCGACCGTGGTCGCACACAAAAACGCATGGAACAAGGTCGGAACCGGACCGAAAGCGACGGGAAGGGAGAAATTACCGACGAGTTATTATAAGGCGCTGTTAAGTGAAGCCGGTAATTACGGAACTGACGGCGCATGGGTTGACGGCGCTTATACTGTGACACTTCTTGATAAAAGCGAACTGCATATCTATGACGGACATAATTCCGACAGTGTCGTTTGGAATATTCGGGTGGATTTTACCGGATTGGTCAGCAAAGACAAAAACGCCGCAGTTACCGATTTTATGAACAAGTCAATTGGAGAACTGACCGCGCAGCGGACTGCGTTTGAAGCATATCTCAAAGAACTGAACAAAGCTCAAAAACCGACCTGGCACAGCACCGGTGACCCGTACAATATCCAGACGCAATGGCATGCCGCTCAAGAATATTCATGGAGAAGCGCGGTTCAGATTGATACGATTTGTTATAACGGATATCTTTCAATTGCCGTTCGGCTGCATTACAGCGGGCCGTTTGAAAGCGGGAATTTTGACTGCCGAACCGCAATTTTTGATTTGTATACCGGCAAACAGGTGCAATACACCGATTTGTTTTATGAGGGGACGAATATTGCGGATAAATTGGATGAAGCGGTGAAGCACTATATAAACGGCGACCTCTATTGGGATACCGGTTATGTGCATATCCGCCACGAAAACCCCATTGTTACGGATGAAGTCAAAAATTTCACGCTGAATAAAATCTATTATCCCCATGTCAATCATTGCTTTACATCGGGGGTAACGGTTGAATATGACATTCTCAGCGCTTCGGTTGTTGCAGATGCGTCGCGTAATATGAACGGACTTTGGACACCGAAGGTAGGCGTCTATCGAACCGCGCTGACCGAATCGGTCGGTTCTGGGCTTCGTAAAAACGGCGTTCTGGCTGACAAGGAGAAGAATTTTTATGCCGTTGAGG
It contains:
- a CDS encoding serine hydrolase domain-containing protein, with the protein product MNNNLLNDLVKQVETRGPKVCNLVVRQNGEIIARHDFIPEQPRLLYSVSKTFTSLGIGLAESEGLLGLDETLDVFFNCPRGFEKIKVRHLLMMSSGHGACPLESAGNMDDIEKIYFSKPLVYEPGKVFIYNNAGSYLLSKLLGKRAGCNLKQYLTPRLFEPLGISNPRWDEDQFGVSYGFTDLRLNATDLSKVGQVLLDHGIWQGKQLLPEKYLAQATTKQISTENVRNDWATADSHAGYGYQIWMNSYPGSYRMDGYRGQYVVMLPDKNAVVTYLSDEDKDMLGVLSLTWKYLIDKL
- a CDS encoding substrate-binding domain-containing protein; protein product: MKRGIAVALMAVLFAVGCGKTTSASSSALASKAGSTISVESATSAVNQVVSYITKPDDMSAAAFLRQNFPDTDGSTSTIPLDAAVRSAIFNTGLDYETGNVKHTTTFGSFERLLSGEADLTYTVPLSAEQKQAAKDANIELEMVPIAKEAFVFVLNAKNPVIKLSQEQLRGIYSGKITNWKQVGGIDAPIVAYQRNKTSGSQTYMTAFMGDTALMEPVETLVATSMGGLMDAIALYDNAENAIGYSVYAYAADMYGTGTELKFAAVDGIAPDDTTMKNGTYPLLSENFAIFKASEPEGSPARVLAQWLVTQDGQQAVANGGYIPYGVNPSTVVAHKNAWNKVGTGPKATGREKLPTSYYKALLSEAGNYGTDGAWVDGAYTVTLLDKSELHIYDGHNSDSVVWNIRVDFTGLVSKDKNAAVTDFMNKSIGELTAQRTAFEAYLKELNKAQKPTWHSTGDPYNIQTQWHAAQEYSWRSAVQIDTICYNGYLSIAVRLHYSGPFESGNFDCRTAIFDLYTGKQVQYTDLFYEGTNIADKLDEAVKHYINGDLYWDTGYVHIRHENPIVTDEVKNFTLNKIYYPHVNHCFTSGVTVEYDILSASVVADASRNMNGLWTPKVGVYRTALTESVGSGLRKNGVLADKEKNFYAVEADTYISQTAADKINAAVLAYIDEVHTKTLNDYFKATGMSRNELVLYFNPGIESGLKSSLDDYLDENGCTVERILGNGLYYEKYDPYVICGKCVVYPRAGAYFESGHYFIDNESIRTFYLPICLVFDIDTGEPIQLSKLFLNGWEKTAKWYDLSESFFVNTYEAETIATPKIDDLVLVDLSWGTGYNTQSIATFMTKDGKKTYRAEIPGEYLNFD